The Vanessa atalanta chromosome 2, ilVanAtal1.2, whole genome shotgun sequence genome has a segment encoding these proteins:
- the LOC125073658 gene encoding serine-rich adhesin for platelets-like isoform X3, with protein MFPKNMHASSLSKQKHLHTKQVPKLSSRSNNLSRGTETGNKEKSFRSTDPEIAITRKKSISVYNHNTRDIMDVPYGKEEFVSHDMKTDEDAYAQALQETASASNMEKEQHNKRQQDMRNKVATTKQNVDKEYRDTLAFLNSLPKDNGLKPIKTTYMDDQRQQLQKDKNQRKLQLEFKKIEKECQKNCKHNKRKSTVLERSRSKSKSPVTTDEKQRRDFEYSWMPVPESDGNFAIHTIPTTMKNKSGNTVKFSEPNSYHEYRSRHKHTPPTKDNSNDKHGKKIVETVIVQQNSNGSDDSENSVASETSSVDNLSLERDKNVSHLDSKLRDADRIIIYKILDSRNKRSKIKKSEGLINNRRNSNPPESCSEKQKSVNLEKNIHNIHKDVSFEQVKEGVYKGVNSEGDNITSMYFSKEREANVCGNQNSQSDKLDRSHCCGKTISKTNDREFQNEGGDTALRTTKTNVDCYCGKKSKENSLLIPSSAATSSASFKTAPNDKANNVNQDSGLIKLIDDGGNEAGKFYIGASGFIKDDNYEVVIQLRKKDGEKVNNQENKNVALPDTLSEVFNALSTLEKKQVTEDGGNLDQLSNNNEESTGSALSSNVKKNTESKNVVEATIQNVDNQSLSKEESTTAATETVTKSQISNTCEKAVHTSFEDTYAIPIHVPKTDPISRPATSTYTQTSFNSSIQRPVFMHMSSSTSTAYMSPPELVLPKFLKQDYTMTHEDMFESENTVNQSDPQYEIIGEDCNVYEECRCKRCVSVEKNTACVLNLKKKNTNNTPPNTARSNDGTKLASALKKTKKRNCKCHKCKCNSELKLCKSHRKRTKSENTNSTMENFNTNKKVESTRSQKPTVNIKEKEENKINPVVKTYVKKLLALNREGLKAVEIMNQDCSVASTPGSSIINEPSNKDKKHGSTETLDNKISLEQIKNVLKQQILKENLDQCKKCIKSTNVKSTESQTEKNPKQSKIVKKKSVHKVKSLNISRQLLNKKKTEFRRPINDSKIITSTSSSTREELKVVCVDTKKSKPRCKSSPTPRSFRNSDYKNSTSSDMGDPHDKKTFNQFKSVAKNWTAQINKNNHINNYDSKNTNSNQQQNKTSRQLNLRTQQLKPSYISSDSENPSVVLKHLTEPQSLINLSTQTNRSIDVETNFMKVAENKLQNMEKIADLTEKCTKRLSNLAKVLEEVRRNKSLVYSQISTSDSASESEQKSDKNEHAETPIPYKHVINQNKETESSFSSLTIPLNLDEKKLCTKESAEYTPFLNDIPKPVSFIIPSNEYIHSNDKIIHAKNTTTEGEGVKIRGRPPPALSRINLKNGQEICITPHELSTVIEVDSPMSFKLKNQSSRPDTKFEEPDKSNQISDETDNQNKINVTNTSANIKEARIDPDLLQSNLTASKNQAKVSTDSSDDSKIQTMDINRFNDIMLKPFISLQEYAKQCNIGLEEGSNIEDVINNDPVNEELSSLHSDGSLPDVIAELLKRNIISEPFKFDTGSNGNSTTLSSESTLSILALSKTRKDKKKTGMLIKNKENIADTSETLSISSNPDLENAFQKLGMGWASSTLKKTKERLALSSSSNTSSSSMAQFKIKSFSQVMPTLTTDSTSSLLDISKDHERKKIQSPGRNVKDNYKNAIQQTSLTNSMTVKEFLTNELAKKITFSNKFTRKEADEEFVSLYETNMPEDMKRTNIEIQEDDAQSTVVSNARARTSTPVQIFKSTTYNSTSSTSTSNGLFSNADDLSSVKVTSTSMRNHSTSDKDDLTIPNYSLKTRKELSDFSKSD; from the exons ATGTTTCCAAAAAATATGCATGCTTCTTCATTATCAAAACAAAAGCATTTACATACGAAACAAGTGCCTAAACTGTCCTCTAGAAGTAATAACCTTTCTCGTGGAACAGAGACAG GTAACAAAGAGAAGTCTTTTAGATCAACTGATCCTGAGATAGCAATAACTAGAAAGAAATCTATATCTGTCTATAATCACAATACAAGAGATATAATGGATGTACCATATGGCAAAGAAGAATTTGTTTCTCATGACATGAAAACTGACGAGGATGCATATGCCCAAGCTCTTCAAGAAACTGCTAGTGCAAGTAATATGGAAAAAGAACAACATAACAAAAGACAACAGGATATGAGGAATAAAGTTGCCACTACTAAACAGAATGTTGACAAAGAATACAGAGATACTTTAGCTTTTTTAAACTCGCTTCCAAAAGACAATGGCTTAAAACCTATA aAGACGACATATATGGATGATCAGAGGCAACAATTACAAAAGGACAAGAATCAAAGGAAATTACAGCTAGAGTTCAAAAAAATTGAAAAGGAATGTCAAAAGAATTGCAAG CATAACAAGAGAAAGTCAACAGTATTAGAAAGAAGTAGAAGTAAGTCAAAATCGCCAGTGACCACTGATGAAAAACAAAGAAGAGATTTTGAATATTCCTGGATGCCGGTACCTGAGAGTGATGGCAATTTTGCTATTCATACAATCCCAACCACGATGAAGAATAAATCGGGCAATACAGTTAAATTTAGTGAACCTAACAGCTACCACGAGTACAGGTCGAGGCACAAACACACTCCACCAACAAAAGATAACAGCAATGATAAACATGGGAAGAAAATCGTCGAAACTGTTATCGTTCAGCAAAATAGTAATGGATCAGATGATAGTGAAAACTCTGTAGCTTCTGAAACCAGCTCCGTCGATAATTTAAGTCTTGAAAGAGACAAAAATGTATCTCATCTCGATTCAAAACTAAGAGATGCAGATAGaatcataatatacaaaattttggattcaagaaataaaagaagcaaaattaaaaagtctgaaggtttaattaataatagaagAAATTCAAATCCCCCTGAAAGCTGTTCGGAAAAACAGAAATCGgtcaatttagaaaaaaatattcataacatacataaagatGTTTCTTTTGAGCAAGTCAAAGAAG GTGTCTACAAAGGTGTCAATAGTGAAGG ggATAACATTACTTCAATGTACTTCTCAAAAGAACGTGAAGCTAATGTATGTGGAAATCAAAATAGCCAAAGTGACAAACTCGATCGGTCTCATTGTTGTggaaaaacaatttcaaagacAAATGATAGAg aatttcAAAACGAAGGTGGAGATACCGCGTTGAG AACAACAAAGACAAATGTCGATTGCTATTGCGGGAAGAAGAGCAAAGAGAACAGTTTGTTAATACCGTCGTCTGCAGCTACGTCATCAGCCTCTTTTAAGACTGCACCTAATGATAAAGCTAATAATGTTAATCAGGACAGTggattaattaaactaatagaTGATGGGGGAAATGAAGCTGGTAAATTTTACATTGGTGCTTCTGGCTTTATAAAAGATGATAACTATGAAGTCGTTATCCAATTGAGAAAGAAAGACGGCGAAAAGGTAAACAAtcaggaaaataaaaatgttgctcTCCCTGATACTTTGTCTGAAGTATTTAATGCATTATCAACACttgaaaaaaaacaagttacagAAGATGGGGGTAATTTAGATCAGTTATCAAATAACAACGAAGAAAGTACAGGATCTGCATTATCTTCTAATGTGAAGAAAAATACTGAATCAAAAAATGTAGTTGAAGCTACGATACAAAATGTCGATAATCAGTCATTAAGCAAAGAAGAAAGTACAACAGCAGCTACAGAAACAGTAACTAAATCACAAATTAGTAACACGTGTGAAAAAGCAGTACACACTTCTTTCGAAGATACTTATGCTATTCCAATCCATGTACCTAAAACTGATCCTATATCAAGGCCAGCCACCTCTACATATACACAAACTTCATTTAACTCATCCATACAACGACCAGTGTTTATGCACATGAGTTCATCTACGTCTACCGCCTATATGAGTCCGCCTGAATTAGTATtaccaaaatttttaaaacaagattACACTATGACCCATGAAGATATGTTTGAATCTGAAAATACCGTTAATCAATCCGATCCACAGTATGAAATAATAGGCGAAGATTGTAATGTATATGAAGAATGTAGGTGCAAACGTTGTGTTAGTGTTGAAAAAAATACAGCatgcgttttaaatttaaagaaaaaaaatacaaataatactcCACCTAATACTGCacgaagtaacgacggtactaagTTAGCAAGTGcgttgaaaaaaacaaaaaaaagaaattgtaaatGCCATAAATGTAAATGCAACAGTGAATTGAAGTTATGTAAGTCTCATAGAAAAAGAACAAAAAGTGAAAATACTAACTCAACAatggaaaattttaatacaaataaaaaggtAGAATCGACTAGGTCTCAAAAGCCAACTGTCAATATTAAAGAAAAGgaagagaataaaataaatcctgTAGTTAAAACATATGTCAAAAAACTATTAGCTCTAAATAGAGAGGGTTTAAAAGCAGTTGAAATAATGAATCAAGATTGCAGTGTCGCGTCAACACCAGGTAGTTCAATTATAAATGAACCGAGCAACAAGGATAAAAAACACGGCTCCACAGAAACTTTAGACAATAAAATATCACTtgaacagataaaaaatgttcttaagCAGCAGATTCTTAAAGAAAATCTCGATCagtgtaaaaaatgtattaaatctaCTAATGTGAAAAGTACTGAAAGTCAAACGGAAAAAAATCCTAAGCAAtcaaaaattgtaaagaaaaaatcagtacataaagtaaaatcattaaatatatcgcGGCAGCTActaaacaaaaagaaaactgAGTTTCGGCGTCCCATAAACGATTCAAAAATTATTACGTCGACGTCTTCATCTACAAGGGAAGAATTAAAAGTAGTATGTGTAGATACTAAAAAGTCTAAACCACGATGTAAAAGTTCTCCTACACCCAGATCATTTAGGaactcagattataaaaatagtaccaGTTCTGATATGGGTGACCCACATGATAAGAAAACTTTTAATCAGTTCAAATCAGTTGCCAAAAATTGGActgcacaaataaataaaaataatcatataaacaACTATGACTCGAAAAATACAAATTCTAaccaacaacaaaacaaaacaagtagACAATTAAACTTAAGAACACAGCAACTAAAACCATCATATATTTCATCAGACTCCGAAAATCCTAGTGTTGTATTAAAACACCTAACAGAACCACAATCCCTGATAAATTTATCAACACAAACAAACAGAAGTATTGATGttgaaacaaattttatgaaaGTTGCAGAGAATAAACTACAGAATATGGAAAAAATTGCAGATTTAACTGAAAAATGTACTAAACGATTATCAAACCTAGCAAAAGTTTTAGAAGAAGTAAGAAGAAATAAATCATTAGTTTATAGTCAAATATCCACGTCCGATTCAGCATCAGAATCTGAACAAAAATCCGACAAAAATGAACACGCAGAAACACCTATTCCTTATAAACatgttataaatcaaaataaagagACTGAATCGTCTTTTTCGTCGCTAACAATTCCATTAAATTTAGATGAAAAAAAGTTATGTACAAAAGAATCTGCAGAATACACACCCTTCTTAAATGACATTCCTAAACCAGTAAGTTTTATTATCCCttcaaatgaatatattcattcaaatgataaaataattcacgCAAAAAATACAACTACAGAAGGCGAGGGCGTAAAAATTAGAGGTAGACCGCCCCCAGCATTATCGCGTATTAATCTTAAAAATGGTCAAGAAATATGCATTACTCCTCACGAGCTATCCACTGTCATCGAAGTAGATTCTCCTATgagttttaaacttaaaaaccaATCTTCTCGACCTGACACAAAATTTGAGGAGCCtgacaaatcaaatcaaatatctgatgagactgacaatcaaaataaaatcaatgtgaCTAATACTTCCGCTAATATAAAAGAAGCGCGGATTGATCCAGACTTGTTACAAAGCAATTTAACTGCGTCTAAGAATCAGGCTAAAGTTTCTACAGACTCTTCCGACGATTCTAAAATACAAACAATGGATATAAAtcgttttaatgatattatgttaAAACCTTTTATTAGTCTCCAAGAATATGCCAAGCAATGTAATATTGGACTAGAAGAGGGGTCAAATATTGAAGATGTTATAAACAATGATCCTGTTAATGAAGAGTTAAGTTCCCTTCATTCTGATGGTAGTTTACCCGACGTAATAGCCGAATTgttgaaaagaaatattattagtgaACCGTTTAAGTTCGACACTGGTTCCAACGGTAATTCTACGACTTTGTCATCTGAATCAACATTATCTATATTGGCATTGTCTAAAACGAGGAAGGATAAGAAGAAAACCgggatgttaataaaaaataaggaaaatatagCAGATACATCCGAAACATTAAGTATATCATCTAATCCTGATTTAGAGAATGCATTTCAGAAGCTGGGAATGGGCTGGGCTTCCTCTACTTTAAAAAAGACAAAGGAGCGATTAGCTTTGTCTTCTTCGTCCAATACTTCTAGTTCAAGTATGgcccaatttaaaataaaaagctttaGCCAAGTTATGCCTACTTTAACAACTGACTCCACCTCGTCTTTGCTGGATATCTCAAAAGATCATGAAAGAAAAAAGATTCAGTCGCCAGGGAGAAACGTAAAAGATAACTATAAAAATGCCATACAACAAACTTCGTTAACAAATTCGATGACCGTAAAAGAATTTCTAACAAATGAATTagctaaaaaaataacttttagcAACAAGTTCACTAGAAAAGAAGCAGATGAAGAATTTGTTTCATTGTATGAGACCAATATGCCTGAAGATATGAAGCGAACTAATATTGAAATACAAGAAGATGACGCTCAATCGACTGTTGTTAGTAATGCAAGAGCACGTACTTCAACTCCAGTACAGATATTTAAATCTACGACATACAATTCTACTTCGAGTACCAGTACTTCTAATGGATTATTCAGTAATGCTGATGACTTGTCATCTGTTAAGGTGACCTCGACCTCCATGCGTAATCATTCCACATCCGACAAGGATGATTTAACTATTCCTAATTACAGTTTAAAAACGAGGAAAGAATTATCAGATTTTAGTAAAAGTGACTGA
- the LOC125073658 gene encoding serine-rich adhesin for platelets-like isoform X2 produces the protein MFPKNMHASSLSKQKHLHTKQVPKLSSRSNNLSRGTETVSGNKEKSFRSTDPEIAITRKKSISVYNHNTRDIMDVPYGKEEFVSHDMKTDEDAYAQALQETASASNMEKEQHNKRQQDMRNKVATTKQNVDKEYRDTLAFLNSLPKDNGLKPIKTTYMDDQRQQLQKDKNQRKLQLEFKKIEKECQKNCKHNKRKSTVLERSRSKSKSPVTTDEKQRRDFEYSWMPVPESDGNFAIHTIPTTMKNKSGNTVKFSEPNSYHEYRSRHKHTPPTKDNSNDKHGKKIVETVIVQQNSNGSDDSENSVASETSSVDNLSLERDKNVSHLDSKLRDADRIIIYKILDSRNKRSKIKKSEGLINNRRNSNPPESCSEKQKSVNLEKNIHNIHKDVSFEQVKEGVYKGVNSEGDNITSMYFSKEREANVCGNQNSQSDKLDRSHCCGKTISKTNDREFQNEGGDTALRTTKTNVDCYCGKKSKENSLLIPSSAATSSASFKTAPNDKANNVNQDSGLIKLIDDGGNEAGKFYIGASGFIKDDNYEVVIQLRKKDGEKVNNQENKNVALPDTLSEVFNALSTLEKKQVTEDGGNLDQLSNNNEESTGSALSSNVKKNTESKNVVEATIQNVDNQSLSKEESTTAATETVTKSQISNTCEKAVHTSFEDTYAIPIHVPKTDPISRPATSTYTQTSFNSSIQRPVFMHMSSSTSTAYMSPPELVLPKFLKQDYTMTHEDMFESENTVNQSDPQYEIIGEDCNVYEECRCKRCVSVEKNTACVLNLKKKNTNNTPPNTARSNDGTKLASALKKTKKRNCKCHKCKCNSELKLCKSHRKRTKSENTNSTMENFNTNKKVESTRSQKPTVNIKEKEENKINPVVKTYVKKLLALNREGLKAVEIMNQDCSVASTPGSSIINEPSNKDKKHGSTETLDNKISLEQIKNVLKQQILKENLDQCKKCIKSTNVKSTESQTEKNPKQSKIVKKKSVHKVKSLNISRQLLNKKKTEFRRPINDSKIITSTSSSTREELKVVCVDTKKSKPRCKSSPTPRSFRNSDYKNSTSSDMGDPHDKKTFNQFKSVAKNWTAQINKNNHINNYDSKNTNSNQQQNKTSRQLNLRTQQLKPSYISSDSENPSVVLKHLTEPQSLINLSTQTNRSIDVETNFMKVAENKLQNMEKIADLTEKCTKRLSNLAKVLEEVRRNKSLVYSQISTSDSASESEQKSDKNEHAETPIPYKHVINQNKETESSFSSLTIPLNLDEKKLCTKESAEYTPFLNDIPKPVSFIIPSNEYIHSNDKIIHAKNTTTEGEGVKIRGRPPPALSRINLKNGQEICITPHELSTVIEVDSPMSFKLKNQSSRPDTKFEEPDKSNQISDETDNQNKINVTNTSANIKEARIDPDLLQSNLTASKNQAKVSTDSSDDSKIQTMDINRFNDIMLKPFISLQEYAKQCNIGLEEGSNIEDVINNDPVNEELSSLHSDGSLPDVIAELLKRNIISEPFKFDTGSNGNSTTLSSESTLSILALSKTRKDKKKTGMLIKNKENIADTSETLSISSNPDLENAFQKLGMGWASSTLKKTKERLALSSSSNTSSSSMAQFKIKSFSQVMPTLTTDSTSSLLDISKDHERKKIQSPGRNVKDNYKNAIQQTSLTNSMTVKEFLTNELAKKITFSNKFTRKEADEEFVSLYETNMPEDMKRTNIEIQEDDAQSTVVSNARARTSTPVQIFKSTTYNSTSSTSTSNGLFSNADDLSSVKVTSTSMRNHSTSDKDDLTIPNYSLKTRKELSDFSKSD, from the exons ATGTTTCCAAAAAATATGCATGCTTCTTCATTATCAAAACAAAAGCATTTACATACGAAACAAGTGCCTAAACTGTCCTCTAGAAGTAATAACCTTTCTCGTGGAACAGAGACAG TTTCAGGTAACAAAGAGAAGTCTTTTAGATCAACTGATCCTGAGATAGCAATAACTAGAAAGAAATCTATATCTGTCTATAATCACAATACAAGAGATATAATGGATGTACCATATGGCAAAGAAGAATTTGTTTCTCATGACATGAAAACTGACGAGGATGCATATGCCCAAGCTCTTCAAGAAACTGCTAGTGCAAGTAATATGGAAAAAGAACAACATAACAAAAGACAACAGGATATGAGGAATAAAGTTGCCACTACTAAACAGAATGTTGACAAAGAATACAGAGATACTTTAGCTTTTTTAAACTCGCTTCCAAAAGACAATGGCTTAAAACCTATA aAGACGACATATATGGATGATCAGAGGCAACAATTACAAAAGGACAAGAATCAAAGGAAATTACAGCTAGAGTTCAAAAAAATTGAAAAGGAATGTCAAAAGAATTGCAAG CATAACAAGAGAAAGTCAACAGTATTAGAAAGAAGTAGAAGTAAGTCAAAATCGCCAGTGACCACTGATGAAAAACAAAGAAGAGATTTTGAATATTCCTGGATGCCGGTACCTGAGAGTGATGGCAATTTTGCTATTCATACAATCCCAACCACGATGAAGAATAAATCGGGCAATACAGTTAAATTTAGTGAACCTAACAGCTACCACGAGTACAGGTCGAGGCACAAACACACTCCACCAACAAAAGATAACAGCAATGATAAACATGGGAAGAAAATCGTCGAAACTGTTATCGTTCAGCAAAATAGTAATGGATCAGATGATAGTGAAAACTCTGTAGCTTCTGAAACCAGCTCCGTCGATAATTTAAGTCTTGAAAGAGACAAAAATGTATCTCATCTCGATTCAAAACTAAGAGATGCAGATAGaatcataatatacaaaattttggattcaagaaataaaagaagcaaaattaaaaagtctgaaggtttaattaataatagaagAAATTCAAATCCCCCTGAAAGCTGTTCGGAAAAACAGAAATCGgtcaatttagaaaaaaatattcataacatacataaagatGTTTCTTTTGAGCAAGTCAAAGAAG GTGTCTACAAAGGTGTCAATAGTGAAGG ggATAACATTACTTCAATGTACTTCTCAAAAGAACGTGAAGCTAATGTATGTGGAAATCAAAATAGCCAAAGTGACAAACTCGATCGGTCTCATTGTTGTggaaaaacaatttcaaagacAAATGATAGAg aatttcAAAACGAAGGTGGAGATACCGCGTTGAG AACAACAAAGACAAATGTCGATTGCTATTGCGGGAAGAAGAGCAAAGAGAACAGTTTGTTAATACCGTCGTCTGCAGCTACGTCATCAGCCTCTTTTAAGACTGCACCTAATGATAAAGCTAATAATGTTAATCAGGACAGTggattaattaaactaatagaTGATGGGGGAAATGAAGCTGGTAAATTTTACATTGGTGCTTCTGGCTTTATAAAAGATGATAACTATGAAGTCGTTATCCAATTGAGAAAGAAAGACGGCGAAAAGGTAAACAAtcaggaaaataaaaatgttgctcTCCCTGATACTTTGTCTGAAGTATTTAATGCATTATCAACACttgaaaaaaaacaagttacagAAGATGGGGGTAATTTAGATCAGTTATCAAATAACAACGAAGAAAGTACAGGATCTGCATTATCTTCTAATGTGAAGAAAAATACTGAATCAAAAAATGTAGTTGAAGCTACGATACAAAATGTCGATAATCAGTCATTAAGCAAAGAAGAAAGTACAACAGCAGCTACAGAAACAGTAACTAAATCACAAATTAGTAACACGTGTGAAAAAGCAGTACACACTTCTTTCGAAGATACTTATGCTATTCCAATCCATGTACCTAAAACTGATCCTATATCAAGGCCAGCCACCTCTACATATACACAAACTTCATTTAACTCATCCATACAACGACCAGTGTTTATGCACATGAGTTCATCTACGTCTACCGCCTATATGAGTCCGCCTGAATTAGTATtaccaaaatttttaaaacaagattACACTATGACCCATGAAGATATGTTTGAATCTGAAAATACCGTTAATCAATCCGATCCACAGTATGAAATAATAGGCGAAGATTGTAATGTATATGAAGAATGTAGGTGCAAACGTTGTGTTAGTGTTGAAAAAAATACAGCatgcgttttaaatttaaagaaaaaaaatacaaataatactcCACCTAATACTGCacgaagtaacgacggtactaagTTAGCAAGTGcgttgaaaaaaacaaaaaaaagaaattgtaaatGCCATAAATGTAAATGCAACAGTGAATTGAAGTTATGTAAGTCTCATAGAAAAAGAACAAAAAGTGAAAATACTAACTCAACAatggaaaattttaatacaaataaaaaggtAGAATCGACTAGGTCTCAAAAGCCAACTGTCAATATTAAAGAAAAGgaagagaataaaataaatcctgTAGTTAAAACATATGTCAAAAAACTATTAGCTCTAAATAGAGAGGGTTTAAAAGCAGTTGAAATAATGAATCAAGATTGCAGTGTCGCGTCAACACCAGGTAGTTCAATTATAAATGAACCGAGCAACAAGGATAAAAAACACGGCTCCACAGAAACTTTAGACAATAAAATATCACTtgaacagataaaaaatgttcttaagCAGCAGATTCTTAAAGAAAATCTCGATCagtgtaaaaaatgtattaaatctaCTAATGTGAAAAGTACTGAAAGTCAAACGGAAAAAAATCCTAAGCAAtcaaaaattgtaaagaaaaaatcagtacataaagtaaaatcattaaatatatcgcGGCAGCTActaaacaaaaagaaaactgAGTTTCGGCGTCCCATAAACGATTCAAAAATTATTACGTCGACGTCTTCATCTACAAGGGAAGAATTAAAAGTAGTATGTGTAGATACTAAAAAGTCTAAACCACGATGTAAAAGTTCTCCTACACCCAGATCATTTAGGaactcagattataaaaatagtaccaGTTCTGATATGGGTGACCCACATGATAAGAAAACTTTTAATCAGTTCAAATCAGTTGCCAAAAATTGGActgcacaaataaataaaaataatcatataaacaACTATGACTCGAAAAATACAAATTCTAaccaacaacaaaacaaaacaagtagACAATTAAACTTAAGAACACAGCAACTAAAACCATCATATATTTCATCAGACTCCGAAAATCCTAGTGTTGTATTAAAACACCTAACAGAACCACAATCCCTGATAAATTTATCAACACAAACAAACAGAAGTATTGATGttgaaacaaattttatgaaaGTTGCAGAGAATAAACTACAGAATATGGAAAAAATTGCAGATTTAACTGAAAAATGTACTAAACGATTATCAAACCTAGCAAAAGTTTTAGAAGAAGTAAGAAGAAATAAATCATTAGTTTATAGTCAAATATCCACGTCCGATTCAGCATCAGAATCTGAACAAAAATCCGACAAAAATGAACACGCAGAAACACCTATTCCTTATAAACatgttataaatcaaaataaagagACTGAATCGTCTTTTTCGTCGCTAACAATTCCATTAAATTTAGATGAAAAAAAGTTATGTACAAAAGAATCTGCAGAATACACACCCTTCTTAAATGACATTCCTAAACCAGTAAGTTTTATTATCCCttcaaatgaatatattcattcaaatgataaaataattcacgCAAAAAATACAACTACAGAAGGCGAGGGCGTAAAAATTAGAGGTAGACCGCCCCCAGCATTATCGCGTATTAATCTTAAAAATGGTCAAGAAATATGCATTACTCCTCACGAGCTATCCACTGTCATCGAAGTAGATTCTCCTATgagttttaaacttaaaaaccaATCTTCTCGACCTGACACAAAATTTGAGGAGCCtgacaaatcaaatcaaatatctgatgagactgacaatcaaaataaaatcaatgtgaCTAATACTTCCGCTAATATAAAAGAAGCGCGGATTGATCCAGACTTGTTACAAAGCAATTTAACTGCGTCTAAGAATCAGGCTAAAGTTTCTACAGACTCTTCCGACGATTCTAAAATACAAACAATGGATATAAAtcgttttaatgatattatgttaAAACCTTTTATTAGTCTCCAAGAATATGCCAAGCAATGTAATATTGGACTAGAAGAGGGGTCAAATATTGAAGATGTTATAAACAATGATCCTGTTAATGAAGAGTTAAGTTCCCTTCATTCTGATGGTAGTTTACCCGACGTAATAGCCGAATTgttgaaaagaaatattattagtgaACCGTTTAAGTTCGACACTGGTTCCAACGGTAATTCTACGACTTTGTCATCTGAATCAACATTATCTATATTGGCATTGTCTAAAACGAGGAAGGATAAGAAGAAAACCgggatgttaataaaaaataaggaaaatatagCAGATACATCCGAAACATTAAGTATATCATCTAATCCTGATTTAGAGAATGCATTTCAGAAGCTGGGAATGGGCTGGGCTTCCTCTACTTTAAAAAAGACAAAGGAGCGATTAGCTTTGTCTTCTTCGTCCAATACTTCTAGTTCAAGTATGgcccaatttaaaataaaaagctttaGCCAAGTTATGCCTACTTTAACAACTGACTCCACCTCGTCTTTGCTGGATATCTCAAAAGATCATGAAAGAAAAAAGATTCAGTCGCCAGGGAGAAACGTAAAAGATAACTATAAAAATGCCATACAACAAACTTCGTTAACAAATTCGATGACCGTAAAAGAATTTCTAACAAATGAATTagctaaaaaaataacttttagcAACAAGTTCACTAGAAAAGAAGCAGATGAAGAATTTGTTTCATTGTATGAGACCAATATGCCTGAAGATATGAAGCGAACTAATATTGAAATACAAGAAGATGACGCTCAATCGACTGTTGTTAGTAATGCAAGAGCACGTACTTCAACTCCAGTACAGATATTTAAATCTACGACATACAATTCTACTTCGAGTACCAGTACTTCTAATGGATTATTCAGTAATGCTGATGACTTGTCATCTGTTAAGGTGACCTCGACCTCCATGCGTAATCATTCCACATCCGACAAGGATGATTTAACTATTCCTAATTACAGTTTAAAAACGAGGAAAGAATTATCAGATTTTAGTAAAAGTGACTGA